A stretch of the Euleptes europaea isolate rEulEur1 chromosome 14, rEulEur1.hap1, whole genome shotgun sequence genome encodes the following:
- the CAMSAP1 gene encoding calmodulin-regulated spectrin-associated protein 1, translated as MVDVDVCAGGDSTRRKMDSLTDSAAEIIPLELYDSSRAKIAANLQWICAKAYGIDNIPEELKDPFYIDQYEQEHIKPPVIKLLLSSELYCRVCSLILKGDQVAALQGHQSVIQALSRKGIYVMESDDTPVSESDLSSAPIKMSPHMAMIDALMMAYTVEMISIEKVVASVKRFSTFSASKELPYDLEDAMIFWINKVNLKMREITEKEIKLKQHVLESPGHQKSPSKWYWKLVPVRYRRDHPSSRQLPFFPVLEDLMKDCSDGTALLAVIHYYCPEQMKLDEICLKEVTSIADSIYNIQLLREFSNEYLNKCFYLTLEDMLYAPLVLKSNVMVFIAELFWWFENVKPEFVQPRDLQEVKDAKTMLQQKSSRPPVPISNATKRSFMASPAASSPADTQLPAQLPVETCNSGKGSPAFSPSHPLLPLRQKQQKSLQGEDSSGQRNRSNSLTRVDGQPQESVLAWPDKKPRPLSQPTPFALHHATSSDADPSSGDSISLARSISKDSLASNITSITPKQQSHSVPVKSNGKSLLNNVEIEDEDEELIAIIRPDAAPSHGNLELQSVPARSSGFVAAAWAEKSQNEAPESKPESFFLEPLMPAVLRPAKEKQIINKEDECGERKTRGFVAKRLNEGHTSLVRKKISSNHADHNLNRTFSVASSSELTTVAGSGVADPSVQLEIGAEPFRPQASSSLEPPSREQSFGGFFLHASKADEGVVSSASTGHAKSPGSRMADTSWTMVRQDSDSDILDMEEAEQDLAVDDHPIIAKYIGEEESAKLQEDMKVKEHEDKDDASGRSSPCLSTISQVSSVSLTSGSARMTNFAERKLQRLNSYETKSSTSSSQKTTPDGSECCPAPLVTWKQKREQSPNRQSKDNVNILASELVQLHMQLEEKRRAIEAQKKKMEALSARQRLKLGKAAFLHVVKKGKGPDVSQPLKPEHFAKEYSRHNGEGLDDTNSLNSKSEVFFVKEEGTEDVLDDSHEVPKVKIQETIAFVEQNNPKEPTIHEIEKSKMISAALLEENTEVADINECDLSIEKLNETISTLQQAILKISQQQELLMKAPAVPSSRGSSQDQKIKAPIHYVEPLSPTGMSSLRKPPRLGQGRTPRSGRPSELKVAKDRQQTMARIKTPTPSVDTLPHLRQFPSANSPKTPTETALENNVNPGSTPQEKLVFDSYRLRDESYHRGEFVLSTSKDTNILSETIKDVNSNVEDFNSSSFDGSGKENVPAEEPLRSKGSLIEVDLSDLKAADEDVESQGSSTDLISEIDQKSGVGFFFKDEQKAEDELAKKRAAFLLKQQRKAEEARLRKLQLEAEVEQKRDETRRKAEEDRIRKEEEKARRELIKQEYLRRKQQQILEEQGLGKPKPKPKKARPKSVHREESYSDSGTKCSSTPDNLSSAQSGSSLSLASAATTEPESVHSGGTPSQRVESMESLPILSRNASRNMERDWENTSTASSIASVAEYTGPKLFKEPSSKSNKPIIHNAISHCCLAGKVNEPHKNSILEELEKCDANHYIILFRDAGCQFRALYCYYPDTEEIYKLTGTGPKSITKKMIDKLYKYSSDRKQFNLIPAKTMSVSVDALTIHNHLWQPKRPAVPKKTQTRK; from the exons ATAATATCCCGGAGGAGCTGAAGGACCCGTTCTATATAGACCAGTATGAGCAAGAACATATTAAACCACCTGTCATCAAGCTGTTACTGTCCAGTGAGCTGTACTGCCGTGTCTGCAGCCTCATTTTGAAAGGGGATCAGGTGGCTGCTCTGCAGGGACACCAGTCGGTCATCCAGGCTCTGTCTCGGAAAGGAATTTACGTCATGGAGAGCGATGATACACCTGTGTCTGAATCTGATCTCAGCAGCGCGCCAATCAAAATG AGTCCTCACATGGCAATGATTGATGCTCTTATGATGGCCTACACTGTGGAAATGATCAGCATTGAAAAAGTGGTTGCAAGTGTCAAACGTTTTTCTACATTTAGTGCCTCAAAGGAATTGCCCTATGATCTGGAGGATGCAATGATATTTTGGATTAATAAG GTGAACCTTAAAATGAGAGAAATAACAGAAAAAGAGATAAAATTAAAACAGCACGTACTGGAAAGCCCAGGTCACCAAAAG TCTCCTTCCAAATGGTATTGGAAATTAGTACCT GTACGATATCGCCGAGATCACCCTTCAAGTAGGCAGTTACCATTTTTCCCAGTGCTTGAAGATCTCATGAAGGACTGCAGTGACGGAACTGCTTTACTGGCTGTAATACACTACTACTGTCCTGAACAAATGAAACTAGATG AAATCTGCCTGAAAGAAGTAACATCGATTGCAGACAGCATCTATAACATTCAGCTGCTTCGGGAGTTTTCAAACGAATACTTAAACAAATGTTTTTACCTCACATTGGAGGACATGCTGTATGCACCTTTAGTTCTAAAG tCCAATGTAATGGTCTTCATTGCTGAATTATTCTGGTGGTTTGAGAATGTCAAGCCTGAATTTGTGCAGCCCAGGGACCTCCAAGAAGTAAAAGATG CTAAAACAATGTTGCAACAGAAGAGCAGCAGGCCGCCTGTTCCCATTTCCAATGCAACCAAACGGAGTTTCATGGCTAGCCCAGCTGCTTCCAGCCCAGCTGACACGCAGCTCCCAGCTCAGCTCCCTGTGGAGACTTGCAACAG TGGAAAAGGAAGCCCTGCCTTCAGCCCATCCCATCCACTACTGCCTTTGAGGCAGAAACAACAGAAGTCTCTGCAGGGGGAGGACAGCTCAG GTCAACGTAATCGTTCTAATTCATTGACTAGAGTGGATGGGCAGCCACAGGAGTCAGTTCTTGCTTGGCCGGACAAGAAACCAAG GCCTCTGTCTCAGCCAACGCCATTTGCTCTTCACCATGCCACAAGCAGTGATGCAGACCCTAGTTCCGGCGACAGTATTAGCTTGGCTCGATCAATCAGCAAGGACAGCCTAGCGTCAAACATCACCAGCATCACTCCAAAACAGCAGTCTCACTCCGTGCCAGTGAAAAGCAACGGGAAAAGCTTGCTGAACAATGTTGAGATAGAAGACGAGGATGAAGAATTGATCGCAATAATCCGACCGGATGCTGCGCCAAGCCATGGCAACCTTGAACTTCAGAGTGTGCCAGCTAGATCGTCTGGCTTTGTTGCAGCTGCATGGGCTGAGAAATCGCAGAACGAGGCCCCGGAGAGCAAACCGGAGAGTTTCTTCCTTGAGCCTTTGATGCCTGCTGTACTGCGACCAGCAAAGGAGAAACAAATAATTAACAAGGAGGATGAATGCGGGGAAAGGAAAACGCGAGGTTTTGTAGCCAAGAGACTGAACGAGGGACACACGTCTTTAGTTCGTAAAAAAATAAGTAGCAATCATGCAGATCACAACCTCAACAGGACTTTTAGTGTCGCTTCTAGTTCAGAATTAACAACAGTTGCTGGTTCTGGAGTGGCAGATCCGTCGGTACAATTGGAGATAGGCGCAGAACCCTTTCGGCCCCAAGCAAGTAGTAGCTTAGAGCCTCCATCTCGAGAGCAGTCCTTTGGCGGATTCTTTCTTCATGCTTCTAAGGCAGATGAGGGTGTGGTAAGCAGTGCGAGTACTGGCCATGCAAAAAGCCCAGGCTCCCGCATGGCAGACACCTCGTGGACAATGGTGAGGCAAGACTCTGACTCTGACATTCTAGATATGGAGGAAGCGGAGCAAGATTTAGCAGTGGACGACCATCCAATAATTGCCAAGTATATCGGAGAAGAGGAGTCGGCAAAGCTGCAGGAGGACATGAAGGTGAAGGAGCACGAAGATAAAGACGATGCCAGTGGACGTTCGAGTCCCTGCCTGAGCACCATTTCTCAGGTTAGTAGTGTGTCCTTGACCAGTGGGAGCGCCAGGATGACTAACTTTGCTGAACGGAAGCTTCAGAGGCTGAACAGTTACGAAACAAAATCCAGTACAAGTAGTTCACAGAAGACCACGCCTGATGGGTCAGAATGTTGCCCAGCTCCATTAGTCACATGGAAGCAGAAGCGGGAGCAGAGCCCAAACAGGCAAAGCAAAGATAATGTCAATATATTGGCTTCTGAACTGGTGCAGCTTCATATGCAACTAGAGGAGAAACGAAGAGCGATTgaggctcagaagaagaagatggaggcACTGTCGGCCAGGCAGCGGCTAAAACTAGGCAAGGCAGCATTTTTGCATGTGGTTAAAAAGGGGAAAGGCCCTGATGTCTCACAGCCTCTTAAGCCAGAACACTTCGCAAAAGAATACTCGAGGCACAACGGGGAGGGCCTGGATGATACTAACTCTTTGAACTCTAAATCAGAAGTGTTCTTTGTGAAAGAGGAAGGGACCGAAGATGTCCTTGATGACTCGCATGAAGTACCCAAAGTGAAAATTCAGGAAACAATTGCTTTCGTTGAGCAGAACAATCCAAAAGAACCCACCATACACGAAATAGAGAAAAGCAAAATGATTTCCGCTGCGCTCCTGGAAGAGAACACCGAAGTGGCCGACATCAACGAATGTGACCTTTCTATTGAAAAATTAAATGAAACGATCAGTACCCTCCAACAGGCTATACTGAAGATTTCTCAGCAGCAAGAACTCTTAATGAAAGCACCAGCGGTGCCATCGTCGAGAGGCAGCTCTCAGGACCAAAAGATAAAAGCCCCAATTCATTATGTTGAGCCCCTCTCTCCTACAGGAATGAGCAGCCTTCGTAAACCTCCTCGACTTGGTCAGGGGCGGACTCCCCGCTCTGGGAGACCATCTGAATTGAAAGTTGCCAAGGACAGACAGCAAACTATGGCACGGATCAAAACTCCAACTCCCAGTGTTGACACTTTGCCACATTTAAGGCAGTTTCCATCAGCCAATTCACCGAAGACACCGACTGAAACGGCCCTTGAAAATAATGTGAATCCAGGAAGCACCCCTCAGGAGAAGCTTGTCTTTGATAGTTACAGACTCCGTGATGAGAGCTATCACCGGGGGGAGTTTGTTCTGTCTACTTCCAAAGACACAAATATCCTCTCTGAAACTATCAAAGATGTGAATAGCAACGTGGAGGActttaactcttcttcttttgatggcTCAGGGAAAGAGAACGTCCCAGCAGAGGAGCCCTTGAGAAGCAAAGGTAGTCTAATTGAAGTAGACCTGTCTGATTTGAAAGCCGCAGATGAAGATGTTGAAAGCCAAGGCAGCTCCACAGATTTAATCAGTGAAATTGACCAGAAGTCAGGAGTTGGGTTCTTCTTTAAG GATGAGCAGAAAGCAGAAGATGAACTGGCCAAAAAACGCGCCGCCTTCCTCTTAAAGCAGCAGCGCAAAGCTGAAGAAGCACGGCTTCGAAAACTGCAGCTGGAGGCAGAGGTTGAACAAAAGCGAGATGAAACCCG TCGCAAAGCTGAAGAAGATAGAATAcggaaggaggaagagaaagccCGAAGAGAGCTCATCAAACAGGAATACCTGAGAAGGAAACAGCAGCAGATcttggaagagcagggccttgggaagcccaaacccaaacccaagaaGGCCAGGCCAAAATCTGTCCATCGGGAAGAGTCCTATAGTGACTCAGGGACAAAGTGCTCTTCTACTC ctgataATCTAAGCAGTGCTCAGTCTGGCTCTAGCCTCTCCTTGGCATCGGCGGCAACAACTGAGCCTGAAAGTGTCCATTCTGGTGGCACACCTTCCCAGCG AGTGGAATCAATGGAATCTTTGCCCATATTGAGTCGGAACGCCAGCCGAAACATGGAGAGAGATTGGGAAAACACCTCAACTGCCTCTTCAATTGCTTCCGTGGCTGAATATACTG GTCCGAAACTGTTTAAAGAACCGAGCAGCAAGTCAAACAAACCGATTATCCACAATGCTATATCTCACTGCTGTCTTGCTGGAAAAGTGAATGAACCTCATAAGAACTCCATATTGGAG GAGCTTGAGAAATGTGATGCCAACCATTACATCATTTTGTTCCGCGATGCCGGCTGCCAGTTCAGGGCACTTTATTGCTACTATCCCGACACAGAAGAAATCTACAAGCTGACAGGGACGGGGCCAAAGAGCATCACCAAGAAAATGATCGACAAGCTTTATAAATACAGCTCGGACAGAAAGCAGTTTAACCTGATTCCAGCCAAAACCATGTCGGTTAGTGTAGACGCTCTGACAATTCATAATCACTTGTGGCAACCCAAACGACCCGCAGTGCCAAAGAAGACTCAGACTCGCAAATGA